A single Endozoicomonas sp. NE40 DNA region contains:
- a CDS encoding FAD-dependent oxidoreductase → MNKTKIILLLVLVTAIGAFYSLDAQQYLTRDFFQSLYSENPLLTVGFFFFIYVAVTGLSLPGAAILTLIGGAIFGLGTGFLIISFASSIGATLAFLFSRTLLRDWVQSNFTDYMETINKGIRKDGPFYLATLRLIPAVPFFVINLVMGLTPIRAWTFYWVSQLGMLPGTIVYVNAGAQLGQVKELSVSGILTPELIGSFVLLALFPWLARSALELLRRRRIYKPFRKPLQFDNNLTVIGAGSAGLVSSYIAAAVKAKVSLIEKHKMGGDCLNTGCVPSKALLRSAKMAHYMQRAEEFGLENVKAGVNFRAVMERVQSVVQKIEPHDSVERYTGLGVDCVTGSAKVLSPWEVEVDGRRITSRNLIIASGGRPYVPPLPGLDRVKWYTSDTIWEIREKPGTLLVIGGGPIGCELAQAFSRLGIHVIQLDHGTRLLHREDQDVSEQVQAQFIDEGVDLRLRHEARSFHAEDDRQWLEAGVEGEKVDIEFDAVLFATGRQANTSNMGLETLGIELTERGTLQVNDYMQTRFPNIYACGDVAGPYQFTHVAAHQAWYATVNALFGRFKKFRVDYSVIPWCTFTDPEVARVGLNETEAQAQGIEYEVTKYGIDDLDRAIADEEARGFVKVLTRPGKDKILGVTIVGYHAGELIAEYISAMKHGLGMNKILGTIHIYPTLSESNKYAAGEWKRAHAPEKLLEWVKKYHSRMRR, encoded by the coding sequence ATGAATAAAACGAAAATTATTTTGCTGCTGGTACTGGTTACAGCCATTGGTGCTTTTTACTCGCTGGATGCACAGCAGTACCTGACGAGAGACTTCTTCCAGTCCCTTTACTCTGAGAATCCACTGCTGACAGTCGGTTTTTTCTTTTTTATTTATGTGGCGGTAACAGGGCTTTCTCTTCCGGGTGCCGCTATTCTTACCCTGATTGGCGGGGCTATTTTCGGTCTTGGCACCGGGTTTCTGATTATTTCTTTTGCCAGCAGTATTGGAGCCACTCTTGCCTTTCTTTTTTCCCGTACCCTGCTCAGGGACTGGGTGCAGAGCAACTTCACCGACTACATGGAGACCATTAATAAAGGGATCAGAAAAGACGGTCCTTTCTATCTCGCCACCCTGCGGCTGATTCCAGCGGTACCGTTCTTTGTGATCAATCTGGTGATGGGGCTGACGCCCATCAGGGCCTGGACGTTTTATTGGGTGAGCCAGCTGGGTATGTTGCCGGGAACGATTGTGTATGTGAATGCCGGGGCTCAGCTGGGGCAGGTGAAAGAGCTGTCTGTTTCGGGGATTCTGACCCCGGAACTGATTGGGTCTTTTGTCCTGCTGGCGCTGTTCCCCTGGCTGGCACGAAGCGCACTGGAACTACTGCGCAGGCGCCGGATTTATAAGCCCTTCCGCAAACCGCTTCAGTTTGATAACAACCTGACCGTGATTGGGGCAGGTTCTGCCGGGCTGGTCAGCAGCTATATTGCCGCAGCCGTTAAGGCTAAGGTCTCGCTGATTGAAAAGCACAAAATGGGTGGGGACTGCCTCAACACGGGCTGCGTTCCCAGTAAGGCTCTGCTTCGGTCTGCCAAAATGGCGCACTATATGCAGCGGGCTGAGGAGTTCGGGCTTGAGAACGTTAAAGCCGGTGTGAACTTCAGGGCCGTTATGGAAAGGGTTCAGTCGGTGGTTCAGAAAATTGAGCCCCATGACTCGGTTGAGCGGTATACCGGTCTGGGAGTGGATTGCGTAACAGGCTCTGCCAAAGTACTGTCCCCCTGGGAGGTGGAAGTCGATGGCAGACGTATTACCAGCCGTAACCTGATCATTGCCAGTGGCGGACGTCCTTATGTGCCACCCTTACCGGGGCTGGACCGGGTGAAATGGTATACCTCCGACACCATATGGGAGATTCGTGAAAAGCCCGGCACCCTTCTGGTTATTGGTGGCGGCCCCATTGGCTGTGAACTGGCCCAGGCATTTAGCCGCCTGGGCATTCACGTGATTCAGCTGGATCATGGCACCCGCCTGCTTCATCGTGAAGATCAGGATGTATCAGAGCAGGTGCAGGCACAGTTTATCGATGAGGGTGTCGACCTGAGGTTGAGGCATGAAGCTCGCTCTTTCCATGCTGAGGATGACCGGCAGTGGCTGGAAGCAGGCGTGGAAGGCGAAAAGGTAGACATTGAGTTTGATGCCGTACTGTTTGCCACGGGGCGACAGGCCAACACCAGTAATATGGGGCTGGAAACACTGGGGATTGAACTAACGGAACGGGGAACCCTGCAGGTCAATGATTATATGCAGACCCGTTTCCCTAATATTTACGCCTGCGGTGATGTGGCCGGACCTTATCAGTTTACCCACGTAGCGGCGCATCAGGCCTGGTATGCCACTGTAAACGCCCTGTTTGGCCGGTTTAAGAAGTTCAGGGTGGATTACTCGGTGATTCCCTGGTGCACCTTTACAGACCCGGAGGTGGCAAGAGTCGGACTGAATGAGACGGAAGCACAGGCGCAGGGTATTGAGTACGAGGTCACAAAATATGGCATTGACGATCTGGATCGTGCCATTGCCGACGAAGAAGCCAGAGGCTTTGTCAAAGTGCTGACCCGGCCCGGAAAGGACAAGATTCTGGGTGTCACCATTGTTGGTTATCATGCGGGTGAGCTGATTGCAGAATACATCAGTGCCATGAAGCATGGGCTGGGCATGAACAAAATCTTGGGTACGATTCATATTTACCCAACCCTGAGCGAATCCAACAAGTATGCAGCGGGCGAATGGAAACGGGCTCATGCCCCGGAGAAACTTCTGGAATGGGTGAAGAAGTATCATTCCCGGATGCGTCGCTGA
- the hemB gene encoding porphobilinogen synthase codes for MIQRPFPGSRPRRMRFNSFSRQLMQENSLSASDLIYPVFVKEGVNDREAVPSMPGVERVTIDQLLREADELVSLGIPAIALFPVIPQDKKSDDATEAYNPEGLVQRTVRAIKQQYPELGVITDVALDPFTSHGLDGLVDETGYVINDPTVEVLVKQALSHAEAGADIVAPSDMMDGRIGAIRQALEETGFNNTSILAYSAKYASAYYGPFRDAVGSAGNLGKGNKYTFQMDVANSDEALHEVAADLAEGADMVMVKPGMPYLDVLRRVKEEFKVPTFAYQVSGEYAMHKAAAENGWLDGEKVMMESLLCFKRAGADAILTYFAKDAAKCLRS; via the coding sequence ATGATTCAACGCCCATTCCCCGGCAGCCGTCCACGACGCATGCGTTTCAACAGTTTCTCCCGCCAACTGATGCAGGAAAACTCTTTATCGGCCAGTGACCTGATTTACCCTGTTTTCGTAAAGGAAGGTGTGAATGACAGGGAAGCCGTGCCTTCCATGCCGGGAGTGGAACGTGTCACTATTGACCAGCTGTTACGGGAGGCCGATGAGCTGGTCAGCCTGGGTATACCCGCCATTGCCCTGTTTCCGGTAATCCCGCAGGATAAGAAATCCGATGATGCCACGGAAGCTTATAACCCGGAAGGACTGGTTCAGCGCACAGTTCGCGCTATTAAGCAGCAGTACCCGGAGCTGGGGGTAATCACCGATGTGGCACTGGACCCGTTCACCAGCCATGGTCTGGATGGACTGGTGGATGAAACCGGCTATGTCATCAATGACCCGACTGTTGAGGTGCTGGTAAAACAGGCATTATCCCACGCAGAAGCGGGTGCCGATATCGTTGCCCCTTCAGATATGATGGACGGCCGAATCGGAGCCATCCGGCAAGCTCTGGAAGAAACCGGCTTTAACAACACCTCCATACTGGCCTACTCGGCCAAATACGCGTCAGCCTACTACGGACCTTTCAGGGATGCCGTGGGGTCAGCCGGCAACCTTGGAAAAGGCAATAAATACACGTTCCAGATGGATGTCGCCAATTCCGATGAAGCGCTGCACGAAGTCGCTGCTGACCTGGCAGAAGGTGCAGATATGGTGATGGTGAAGCCCGGCATGCCTTATCTGGACGTTTTACGCAGGGTCAAAGAAGAATTTAAAGTACCCACCTTTGCTTATCAGGTCAGCGGTGAATATGCCATGCACAAGGCTGCCGCAGAAAACGGCTGGCTGGACGGTGAAAAAGTCATGATGGAATCATTGCTGTGCTTTAAACGTGCCGGTGCTGACGCCATTCTGACCTATTTCGCCAAAGATGCAGCAAAATGCCTTAGAAGTTAA
- a CDS encoding sigma-54-dependent transcriptional regulator has product MSHGNILIVEDEEIIRASLKRLLERHGHTISEAGSVHEAELSYTLGDFDLIISDLRLPGSPGTEMIHLAGDTPVLIMTSYASLNSAVSTMKLGAVDYIAKPFDHSEMLERVSEILARHNLTRRKKSDSLNKTDSDESEDDKAEGEQEGFDGILGQCDAMRLLFRRIKKVAPTCATVLIQGESGTGKELVARSIHNHSQRSNGPMISVNCAAIPETLIESELFGHEKGSFTGATAARTGLIEAASGGTLFLDEIGELPLEAQARLLRVLQEGEIRRIGSVQSQKVDVRLIAATHRNLRQLAASSEFRQDLYYRLKVVELRIPALRERGKDILMLAEKLMSRVCEKMRQEPHSYSPEAMAAICQHQWPGNVRELEHAIERAVILCDDNIITPEYLDLDVRVKASLFKVDAQLKHEGNAQNGLTLEDYFQRFVLEHQDQMTETDLAQKLGISRKTLWERRQKLGIPRKKASAT; this is encoded by the coding sequence ATGAGTCACGGAAACATTCTGATTGTCGAAGACGAAGAAATTATCCGGGCATCGCTGAAAAGGCTTCTTGAACGTCATGGACACACTATCAGCGAAGCGGGTTCTGTGCATGAAGCAGAACTGTCGTATACCTTGGGCGACTTTGACCTGATTATCAGTGATCTGCGCCTTCCCGGTTCTCCCGGTACGGAAATGATTCACCTTGCGGGCGACACGCCGGTGCTGATCATGACCAGTTATGCCAGCCTCAATTCCGCTGTCAGCACCATGAAACTGGGGGCTGTCGACTACATTGCCAAGCCCTTTGATCACAGCGAAATGCTGGAGCGGGTTTCAGAGATTCTTGCACGACACAATCTTACACGGCGCAAGAAGTCTGACTCTTTGAATAAAACAGACAGCGATGAATCAGAGGACGATAAGGCAGAAGGAGAGCAAGAGGGTTTTGACGGTATTCTTGGACAATGCGACGCAATGCGGCTTTTGTTTCGTCGTATCAAAAAAGTGGCGCCAACTTGTGCAACCGTATTGATTCAGGGTGAATCCGGTACCGGCAAAGAACTGGTCGCCCGATCCATTCATAACCATAGCCAGCGCTCAAACGGCCCGATGATCTCAGTAAACTGCGCCGCGATTCCTGAAACCCTGATTGAATCCGAGCTGTTTGGTCATGAAAAAGGGTCGTTTACCGGCGCAACCGCTGCAAGAACAGGGTTAATTGAAGCGGCATCCGGCGGCACGCTGTTCCTTGATGAAATTGGTGAACTGCCGCTTGAGGCTCAGGCCCGGCTGCTCAGGGTTCTGCAGGAAGGTGAAATTCGTCGTATAGGTTCTGTTCAGTCACAGAAAGTAGATGTACGACTGATTGCAGCAACGCACCGCAACCTGAGGCAGCTGGCAGCCAGCAGTGAGTTTCGCCAGGATTTGTATTACCGGCTGAAAGTGGTAGAGCTGCGCATCCCTGCACTGCGTGAACGTGGCAAAGATATTCTGATGCTGGCTGAAAAATTGATGAGCCGGGTCTGTGAGAAAATGAGACAGGAGCCACATTCCTATTCTCCGGAAGCCATGGCCGCTATTTGCCAGCACCAGTGGCCGGGCAACGTTCGGGAGCTGGAACATGCGATAGAACGCGCTGTTATCCTGTGCGATGACAATATCATCACACCGGAATACCTTGACCTTGATGTGCGGGTTAAAGCCTCTCTGTTTAAAGTTGACGCGCAGTTAAAGCATGAGGGCAACGCTCAGAATGGTCTGACACTGGAAGACTACTTCCAGCGCTTCGTACTTGAGCACCAGGACCAGATGACGGAAACAGATCTGGCACAAAAGCTGGGCATCAGCCGTAAGACGCTCTGGGAGCGTCGGCAAAAGCTGGGCATTCCACGGAAAAAGGCGTCTGCAACCTGA
- a CDS encoding sensor histidine kinase — MGYDLEPLLFVSVAYLLLLFSIAWITDKGWIPQSIVRHPITYVLSLGIYASSWAYYGSIGIARDSGYLFLTLYIGVSGAFLLAPILLTPILKITRSYQLSSLADLFAFRFRSSAAGIFATLIMLASIMPLLALQIQAVSDSIHLINQDISRINLAFLFCVLVTLFAILFGTRHISSHEHHQGLVMALAVESILKLAVLLTLGFVALNEVFGGFEGLNLWLHSNNDHIASIQQPLENGPWRSMLLLFFASVIVMPHMFHITFTENRDQHSLNIASWAFPFFLLILSLAVPILTWAGVKLELPFSPEYYALGIGQALDKPWITVVSFIGSLTAASGLIIVTTMALSSMILNHLVMPFWRPKANLEVDIYRTLVWLKRLLISTLIMASYGFYLLFDSQHSLSNLGMVAFVGVLQLLPGALCVLYWPKANHYGFIAGLAAGSLTWLVTMLIPLMIDVSLYNQSLAVYQNLLYDNWHQVVFLSLGANAGFVILVSLLTRMPPEEASAAAACQVESPTRSNRRIPIASSTYEFHEMLSTPLGSITAAKEVQKALSDLNMREDETRPHALRRLRERLEKNLSGLFGPTVAHGMVETFLPWDQQKDYVAQDIHFMESRLESYHSRLSGLAAELDSLRRYHRDTLDKLPLALFSVDANQEVMLWNQAMSKMTGIDASKVLGLNIRHLTPPWNELLCQFSSLDNLHLHKHKLEVGGTQRYFSIHKAMMEAPASGTTGNKVMLLEDRTENQMLENQLFHSERLASIGQLAAGVAHEIGNPITAIDCLAQELISLSDEPDTREVATQMLDQTQRVTRIVQTLVSYAHSGQTRHNDSKSGVVSLKHSVDEAVSLLQLSHKNSQIRFINNCQPDHLVTGDQQKLQQVLINLMSNAVDASGANDAVTLCTVADAQTVTLTVEDQGHGIPGNIQDRLFEPFFTTKEAGKGTGLGLALTWNIIEEHFGSIRVESPANKVLKTGTRFIIALPRYEAKGHLSNEEHSEIREPATSRSESMMEGEAL, encoded by the coding sequence ATGGGTTATGACCTGGAGCCCCTGCTGTTTGTCAGTGTGGCTTACCTGTTGCTGCTGTTTTCCATTGCCTGGATTACTGACAAAGGCTGGATACCCCAGTCCATTGTCAGGCACCCCATTACTTATGTTCTGTCGCTGGGAATTTATGCCAGTAGCTGGGCGTATTATGGCAGCATTGGCATAGCCCGGGACAGTGGTTACCTTTTTTTAACCCTCTATATAGGCGTCAGTGGTGCCTTTCTTCTTGCCCCCATTCTGCTGACCCCCATTCTGAAAATTACCCGCTCTTATCAATTAAGTTCTCTCGCAGACCTGTTCGCATTCCGCTTTCGCAGTTCTGCCGCCGGTATTTTTGCCACACTGATCATGCTGGCCAGTATCATGCCTTTGCTGGCACTCCAGATTCAGGCTGTATCAGACAGCATTCACCTGATTAATCAGGATATTTCCAGAATCAACCTGGCGTTCCTGTTCTGTGTTCTGGTCACCCTGTTTGCCATTTTGTTTGGTACCCGGCATATATCCAGCCACGAACATCATCAGGGGCTGGTGATGGCGCTTGCCGTTGAGTCCATTCTTAAACTCGCCGTTCTGCTGACTCTTGGCTTTGTTGCTTTAAACGAGGTGTTTGGTGGTTTTGAAGGCCTGAACCTGTGGCTGCATTCCAACAATGACCATATTGCAAGCATTCAGCAGCCGTTAGAAAACGGTCCATGGCGCAGTATGCTGTTGCTGTTCTTTGCTTCTGTGATTGTTATGCCGCACATGTTCCACATAACGTTCACAGAGAATCGTGATCAACACTCTCTGAATATTGCAAGCTGGGCTTTTCCGTTCTTTCTGCTGATACTCAGTCTGGCGGTACCCATTCTCACCTGGGCCGGTGTCAAACTGGAATTGCCATTCAGCCCTGAATACTATGCCCTGGGAATTGGCCAGGCACTCGATAAACCCTGGATTACCGTTGTTTCCTTTATTGGCAGTCTGACCGCCGCCAGTGGCCTGATCATAGTCACCACAATGGCACTGTCGTCGATGATACTGAATCATCTGGTGATGCCATTCTGGCGACCAAAAGCAAATCTGGAAGTCGATATTTACCGGACCCTGGTCTGGCTTAAACGCCTGTTGATCAGCACCCTGATTATGGCTTCATACGGTTTTTATCTGCTGTTCGATAGCCAGCACTCCCTGTCTAATCTGGGCATGGTAGCCTTTGTCGGGGTATTACAGCTTTTGCCCGGAGCCCTGTGCGTCCTTTACTGGCCTAAAGCCAACCACTACGGTTTTATTGCCGGCCTTGCTGCGGGTAGCCTGACCTGGCTGGTCACCATGCTCATCCCCCTGATGATTGATGTCAGTCTCTATAATCAGTCTCTGGCCGTTTATCAGAACCTGCTGTACGACAACTGGCATCAGGTGGTATTTCTTTCCCTTGGTGCTAACGCCGGGTTTGTTATTCTTGTCTCTCTGCTCACCAGAATGCCTCCCGAAGAAGCCAGTGCGGCAGCAGCCTGTCAGGTTGAAAGCCCAACCCGAAGCAATCGCAGAATCCCAATCGCCTCATCCACCTACGAATTCCACGAAATGCTCAGCACACCACTGGGTAGTATCACGGCAGCCAAAGAAGTTCAAAAGGCGTTGTCTGACCTCAATATGCGTGAAGATGAAACCCGACCACACGCTCTGCGTCGTTTAAGGGAAAGGCTGGAGAAAAACCTGTCCGGTCTGTTTGGCCCCACGGTTGCTCATGGCATGGTAGAAACCTTTCTGCCCTGGGACCAGCAGAAAGACTACGTTGCCCAGGACATTCACTTTATGGAATCCCGGCTGGAGTCTTACCACTCCAGACTCAGCGGGCTGGCAGCCGAGCTGGACAGCCTGCGCCGTTACCATCGGGATACCCTGGATAAACTGCCCCTCGCGCTGTTTTCCGTTGATGCAAATCAGGAAGTCATGCTGTGGAACCAGGCCATGTCAAAAATGACCGGCATTGACGCCAGTAAAGTGCTTGGGCTTAACATCCGTCATCTGACTCCTCCCTGGAACGAACTGCTTTGCCAGTTCTCATCTCTGGATAACCTTCACCTCCATAAGCACAAACTTGAAGTGGGAGGAACACAGCGATATTTCAGCATTCACAAAGCCATGATGGAAGCGCCAGCATCCGGAACAACAGGCAATAAAGTGATGCTGCTGGAAGACCGGACAGAAAACCAGATGCTTGAAAACCAGCTGTTTCACAGCGAACGGCTGGCCTCGATTGGTCAACTGGCGGCGGGTGTCGCCCATGAAATAGGTAATCCGATTACTGCCATTGATTGCCTTGCCCAGGAGTTAATAAGCCTGTCAGATGAACCAGATACCCGGGAAGTGGCAACACAGATGCTGGACCAGACCCAGCGGGTCACCCGCATCGTACAGACACTGGTCAGCTATGCTCACAGCGGTCAGACACGTCACAATGACAGTAAGTCAGGTGTCGTATCTTTAAAGCATTCTGTCGATGAGGCCGTCAGCCTCCTGCAACTAAGCCATAAGAACAGCCAGATCCGGTTCATTAACAATTGTCAGCCTGACCACCTGGTCACAGGAGACCAGCAGAAGCTACAGCAGGTATTAATCAACCTGATGTCCAATGCGGTGGATGCCTCCGGGGCCAATGACGCAGTGACCCTGTGTACCGTGGCTGACGCCCAGACTGTCACCCTGACAGTTGAGGATCAGGGACACGGGATTCCCGGGAATATCCAGGATCGTCTGTTTGAACCTTTCTTTACTACCAAGGAAGCCGGAAAGGGGACTGGCCTCGGGCTGGCTTTAACCTGGAATATCATTGAAGAGCATTTTGGTTCGATCCGGGTTGAAAGCCCGGCTAACAAGGTTTTAAAGACAGGCACACGATTTATTATTGCTTTGCCCCGATATGAGGCAAAGGGCCACCTGTCAAACGAAGAACATTCTGAAATCAGAGAGCCTGCAACCTCTCGTTCAGAGTCCATGATGGAAGGGGAAGCTTTATGA